Proteins encoded by one window of Vigna radiata var. radiata cultivar VC1973A chromosome 5, Vradiata_ver6, whole genome shotgun sequence:
- the LOC106761207 gene encoding uncharacterized protein LOC106761207 yields the protein MESKPGQNIKLLCSYGGKIRPRTTDGELRYVGGHTRVLTVHRSISFSELTVKLTEFCGSSVILKCQLPKGDLETLISITNDEDLANIIEEYDRASLKLAHPMKIRAVLLPPRSLKKVSSTPTLSSASSSASHSPARSPHTSAESLPYAAYRYGCNYRTPPLPAAYAIGVRNGSAKACCYTQFDGNHRFWRRGPHCYNYCH from the exons ATGGAATCCAAACCCGGTCAAAATATCAAGCTCCTCTGTAGTTACGGCGGCAAAATTCGCCCACGCACCACCGACGGCGAACTCCGTTACGTCGGAGGCCACACCAGAGTTCTCACCGTCCACCGTTCGATCTCCTTTTCAG AATTGACAGTCAAACTCACTGAGTTTTGCGGTTCGTCTGTGATCTTGAAGTGTCAATTACCCAAGGGAGACTTGGAGACCCTGATTTCCATCACCAACGACGAAGATCTCGCTAACATAATCGAAGAATACGATCGTGCCTCGTTGAAACTGGCGCATCCAATGAAGATCAGAGCCGTTCTCTTGCCGCCGAGGTCGTTGAAGAAGGTTTCGTCTACTCCGACGTTGTCCTCGGCGTCGTCCAGCGCCAGTCACTCTCCGGCCAGATCTCCTCATACTTCCGCCGAATCCCTGCCGTACGCGGCGTACCGCTACGGATGCAATTACCGGACTCCGCCGTTGCCGGCTGCGTACGCTATCGGCGTGCGTAACGGCTCGGCGAAGGCCTGCTGCTACACGCAGTTCGATGGAAACCATAGATTTTGGCGTCGTGGACCTCACTGCTACAATTACTGCCACTGA